A genome region from Chryseobacterium sp. G0186 includes the following:
- a CDS encoding membrane-binding protein, translated as MKKLFTSALLALVLSINVYAQEKTYFDENWEKTTKENMEYYRETSAKGKLTLIKDFYKNGTLQMEGLASDTTPSNEVFEGKVTWYTPEGKAMSMVTYSNGKQVGPSQSYDVTGRLIEDMVYKADGTFSGKMFGYKDPESEYYYNSFTVYENSLPTQTIIYDEDIKGIRTETIMGKDGSYENKYYGEKGKYLGNSTSASSENAFVDYYYNPMRVAKLEKYKSDGSIKESVIYSKNGKILQEQKRGKKDGYKTTYDESGKKIAHLIYQYDKENDTYKPIDGEDYQLNYDNSYTSSIDVYKNGSIILNKEFDENGKLLAEKSLKDDVTQEIKYYAPDGKLKSTLTYQDDKPYNGISYEGLNEMQFKDGVLVSMKVFSEEKKLKSEKKLNAKQTAYDATVYDNKGTILYTYNQPLNEEGDYNYDYNFTAQVVQYVKGKPANKSSIKEGILQSGKIKFKVVNGAKELERSGKWILLKAYNTEGKLVQDTKVLADIGDDYLSGENQTFIQEDYLHADFE; from the coding sequence ATGAAAAAATTATTTACTTCAGCGTTACTGGCGTTAGTACTCAGCATCAATGTATATGCACAGGAAAAAACTTATTTTGATGAGAACTGGGAAAAAACCACCAAGGAAAACATGGAATATTACCGTGAAACTTCTGCAAAAGGCAAACTTACCCTGATCAAGGATTTTTATAAAAACGGAACGCTCCAAATGGAGGGTCTGGCTTCTGATACTACTCCCAGCAATGAGGTTTTCGAGGGTAAGGTAACCTGGTATACTCCTGAAGGAAAAGCAATGAGTATGGTAACCTATTCCAACGGGAAGCAGGTAGGTCCTTCCCAATCCTATGATGTAACAGGGAGATTGATAGAAGACATGGTTTATAAAGCTGATGGTACTTTCTCCGGAAAAATGTTCGGTTATAAAGATCCTGAAAGTGAATATTATTACAACAGTTTTACCGTTTATGAAAATTCTTTACCCACCCAAACGATTATCTACGATGAAGATATCAAAGGAATAAGAACAGAAACCATTATGGGCAAGGACGGCAGCTATGAGAATAAATATTATGGCGAAAAAGGCAAGTATCTTGGTAATTCAACTTCTGCATCCAGTGAAAATGCATTTGTAGATTATTATTATAATCCGATGAGGGTTGCTAAACTTGAAAAATATAAAAGTGACGGCAGTATAAAGGAAAGTGTCATCTATTCTAAAAACGGGAAAATTCTACAGGAACAAAAGAGGGGCAAAAAAGATGGTTATAAAACAACCTATGATGAGTCCGGAAAAAAAATAGCTCATTTGATCTATCAATATGATAAAGAGAATGATACTTACAAACCTATTGATGGTGAAGATTATCAACTGAATTATGATAATAGCTATACTTCATCCATTGATGTTTACAAAAACGGTTCTATTATTCTGAATAAAGAGTTTGACGAAAACGGAAAGCTTTTGGCTGAAAAAAGTCTAAAAGACGACGTTACCCAAGAGATCAAATATTACGCTCCGGATGGAAAACTAAAATCAACGTTAACTTATCAGGATGATAAACCTTATAATGGAATTTCATATGAAGGATTGAATGAAATGCAATTTAAGGATGGTGTTTTAGTAAGTATGAAAGTATTTTCTGAAGAGAAGAAACTGAAATCTGAGAAGAAACTCAATGCTAAGCAAACCGCCTATGACGCAACCGTCTATGACAATAAAGGAACTATTTTATATACGTATAACCAACCTTTGAATGAGGAGGGAGATTATAACTACGACTACAATTTTACCGCGCAAGTTGTACAATATGTAAAAGGCAAGCCTGCCAACAAGTCTTCTATAAAAGAGGGGATTCTTCAAAGTGGGAAAATCAAGTTTAAGGTAGTGAATGGAGCAAAGGAACTGGAACGCAGCGGGAAATGGATCTTATTAAAGGCTTATAATACTGAGGGAAAACTTGTTCAGGACACCAAGGTTCTTGCTGATATCGGAGATGATTATTTATCCGGAGAAAATCAAACTTTCATTCAGGAAGATTATTTACATGCAGACTTTGAATAA
- a CDS encoding ABC transporter ATP-binding protein, giving the protein MKILLKYLKPYQWLIVISLFLATINQVFSLFAPAITGNILDQLVTHPNFFDKEKLLPRNIDEYLYGTSIYHGAFYFLGLLIGTAMISRIAKAFQDYVVSVITQKFGAKIFTDGLQHSMALPYQEFEDQRSGETLSILTKVREDSVKFITNFINIFFGILVSIIFVSVYAIRLHWSIMPVYICGIFLIAFITNLLSKRIKIIQKNIVSETTALAGSTTESLRNIEIVKSLGLTNQEVKRLNNNTYKILGLELRKVKSIRSLSFIQGTMVNFLQQMITLTLLFLIFKNIVTPGQYLSLMFYGFFIFGPMQEIGNIIISYREAEASLQNFDRLMKKDVEEKPVHPKQIGAIEELEFKHVSFKHQSAQYKALNNISFDLKNGETIAFVGPSGSGKSTLVKLLVGLYRPQEGNIFYNSINGKEFDFDELRNQIGFVTQDTQLFAGTIKENLLFVNPEATEQDLATALQKSSCTALLERAEKGIETVIGEGGLKLSGGEKQRIAIARALLRKPHLLIFDEATSALDSITEEEITSTIKNISKEREQITVLIAHRLSTIMHADKIYVLERGQVIETGSHDKLIAEKGLYYAMWRQQIGERKTLTPQA; this is encoded by the coding sequence ATGAAAATACTTTTAAAATATCTTAAGCCTTATCAATGGCTGATTGTCATTTCTTTGTTTTTGGCAACCATTAATCAGGTTTTTTCTTTGTTTGCTCCGGCCATTACAGGGAATATTCTGGATCAGCTGGTCACTCACCCCAATTTTTTTGATAAGGAAAAGCTTTTACCCAGAAATATCGATGAATATTTATATGGTACCTCAATTTATCACGGTGCTTTTTATTTCCTAGGATTGCTTATCGGAACAGCAATGATCAGTAGAATTGCCAAGGCTTTTCAGGATTATGTGGTAAGTGTTATTACTCAAAAATTTGGGGCTAAAATTTTCACAGATGGCTTACAGCACTCTATGGCATTGCCTTATCAGGAATTTGAAGATCAAAGAAGTGGAGAAACATTGTCCATTCTAACGAAAGTAAGGGAGGATTCTGTAAAATTCATCACCAATTTTATTAATATTTTCTTTGGAATTTTAGTAAGTATTATTTTCGTTTCAGTGTACGCGATCCGCCTGCATTGGTCAATTATGCCGGTATACATTTGTGGAATTTTTCTGATTGCCTTTATCACTAATTTATTGAGTAAGAGAATCAAAATCATCCAGAAAAATATTGTGTCTGAAACAACTGCGCTAGCCGGAAGCACTACAGAAAGTCTGAGAAATATAGAAATCGTTAAAAGTTTAGGATTAACCAATCAGGAAGTTAAACGACTGAATAACAATACTTATAAAATCCTCGGGCTTGAACTCAGAAAGGTTAAAAGCATCCGTTCTTTAAGTTTTATTCAGGGAACGATGGTTAATTTTCTACAACAGATGATTACGCTTACTCTTTTGTTTTTAATTTTCAAGAATATCGTTACACCGGGACAATATCTTTCTCTGATGTTTTATGGGTTCTTTATTTTTGGACCTATGCAGGAAATAGGAAATATTATTATTTCTTACAGAGAAGCAGAAGCCTCTCTTCAAAATTTTGATCGTTTAATGAAAAAGGATGTGGAAGAAAAACCTGTTCATCCGAAGCAAATTGGAGCGATTGAAGAATTAGAGTTTAAACATGTTTCCTTTAAACATCAGTCGGCTCAGTATAAAGCTTTAAACAATATTTCTTTTGATCTCAAGAATGGAGAAACCATTGCATTTGTAGGGCCTAGCGGTTCCGGAAAAAGTACATTGGTGAAATTACTGGTAGGACTATACAGACCACAGGAGGGCAATATATTTTACAATTCAATTAATGGAAAGGAATTTGATTTTGATGAGTTGAGAAATCAGATTGGCTTTGTAACCCAAGACACTCAGCTTTTTGCAGGAACCATCAAGGAAAATCTTCTTTTTGTGAATCCGGAAGCTACAGAACAGGATCTGGCTACTGCTTTACAGAAATCAAGCTGTACGGCATTATTGGAAAGGGCTGAAAAAGGAATAGAAACCGTTATTGGTGAAGGTGGGCTGAAATTGAGTGGTGGCGAAAAGCAAAGAATCGCTATTGCCCGTGCTCTTTTAAGAAAGCCTCATCTCCTGATTTTTGATGAAGCCACTTCAGCACTGGACAGTATTACGGAGGAAGAAATAACATCTACCATCAAGAATATCTCCAAGGAAAGAGAGCAGATTACGGTACTGATTGCCCATCGTCTAAGTACCATCATGCATGCTGACAAAATTTATGTTCTGGAACGCGGACAAGTTATAGAAACGGGTTCTCATGATAAGCTGATTGCTGAAAAAGGACTTTACTATGCCATGTGGCGTCAACAGATCGGAGAAAGAAAAACACTTACCCCGCAAGCATAA
- a CDS encoding family 20 glycosylhydrolase, whose amino-acid sequence MNRIFLVFLMMMSSLVFSQNKLNVIPYPQKVEFLKGDFIIPETLILGNDLPKQETSYFKKRLNSILKFKNSGKSDVQLVYIQWPKTVVGKEESYRIEISSKHIKIESYTQQGYFLALQTLIQLFENYHGENKIPAMKIEDQPKFAWRGMHLDVCRHFFTVDEVKQYIDYLAMYKLNTFHWHLTDDQGWRIEIKKYPKLTQIGSKRKESMIGAYVDNTFDGKPYGPYFYTQEQIKDVVKYAQERHITIVPEIEMPGHALAALSAYPELACTKGPFEAATKWGVFDDVFCPKEETFTFLENVLDEVAQLFPSQYIHIGGDECPKTRWKECAHCQELIRKNNLKDEHGLQSYFIQRIEKYLNSKGRKIIGWDEILEGGLAPNAAVMSWTGVNGGIEAAKSKHFAVMTPGAYCYFDHYQGDPQSEPNAIGGFTPLEKVYSYNPIPDELNAEQAKYILGVQANLWTEYILDFKQVQYMIFPRLMALSEVGWGTSDPKNYKEFENRVIRQFKILDRMKVNYAKSIYNISGKVIAADKGIAYELSTSQDVNGIRYTLDGTIPTIDSKTYHNPVSIPGSLTIKSAYFEDGQLKSAVSSQQFTVSKATGKNIILEQQPNENYSFGGAFTLVDGILGNPRQLGKTWLGFQGKDVVATIDFGQKTGFSEVYFNTLENKGSWIHLAKSAQIFVSDDNKNFKMIKEIGKEEIQNSKGKIQLNLGPQTSRYLKVKIENAGIIPAGNPGADSKAWLFVDEIGVN is encoded by the coding sequence ATGAACCGTATTTTTTTAGTATTTCTGATGATGATGTCAAGTCTTGTTTTTTCTCAGAATAAATTGAATGTAATTCCTTATCCTCAGAAAGTTGAGTTTTTAAAAGGTGATTTTATAATTCCTGAAACATTAATTTTAGGTAATGATTTGCCCAAACAGGAAACAAGCTATTTTAAAAAACGCCTGAATTCTATTTTAAAGTTTAAAAATTCTGGAAAATCAGATGTTCAGTTGGTTTATATCCAATGGCCAAAGACTGTTGTAGGGAAAGAAGAATCATACCGTATTGAAATTTCTTCCAAGCACATTAAAATAGAATCTTATACACAACAAGGATATTTTCTGGCTCTTCAAACATTAATTCAGTTATTTGAAAACTATCATGGTGAAAATAAAATTCCTGCGATGAAGATTGAAGATCAGCCGAAGTTTGCATGGCGCGGAATGCATCTGGATGTCTGCCGTCACTTCTTTACAGTTGATGAAGTGAAGCAGTATATTGATTATCTGGCGATGTACAAGCTGAATACCTTTCATTGGCATTTAACCGATGACCAGGGATGGAGAATTGAAATTAAAAAATATCCAAAGCTTACCCAAATTGGTTCAAAACGTAAAGAATCCATGATTGGAGCTTATGTGGATAATACATTTGACGGAAAACCTTACGGACCTTATTTTTATACCCAGGAGCAAATTAAAGATGTTGTTAAATATGCCCAGGAAAGACATATTACCATTGTTCCGGAGATTGAAATGCCCGGTCATGCTTTAGCTGCATTATCTGCCTATCCGGAGCTGGCATGTACAAAAGGACCTTTTGAAGCCGCTACAAAATGGGGCGTCTTCGATGATGTATTTTGTCCTAAGGAAGAAACATTTACATTTTTGGAAAACGTTTTGGATGAGGTTGCGCAGCTGTTTCCGTCCCAATATATCCACATTGGAGGTGATGAATGTCCGAAAACACGATGGAAAGAATGTGCCCATTGCCAGGAGCTCATCAGGAAAAATAATTTAAAGGATGAACATGGTTTGCAAAGTTATTTTATCCAAAGAATTGAAAAATATCTGAATAGTAAAGGGCGAAAAATTATTGGCTGGGACGAAATTTTAGAAGGGGGACTGGCTCCCAATGCTGCTGTAATGAGCTGGACAGGAGTAAACGGAGGTATTGAGGCTGCAAAATCAAAGCATTTTGCAGTCATGACGCCGGGTGCCTATTGCTATTTTGATCATTATCAGGGCGATCCGCAGTCAGAACCCAATGCTATTGGAGGTTTTACACCGTTGGAAAAAGTGTATTCCTATAATCCGATTCCTGATGAATTGAATGCAGAGCAGGCAAAATACATTCTGGGAGTTCAGGCTAATCTATGGACAGAATATATTCTGGACTTTAAGCAGGTTCAGTATATGATATTTCCAAGATTGATGGCACTTTCGGAAGTAGGATGGGGAACTTCAGATCCTAAAAATTATAAGGAATTTGAAAACAGGGTTATCCGTCAGTTTAAGATTTTGGATAGGATGAAAGTGAATTATGCCAAAAGCATTTATAATATTTCAGGAAAGGTAATTGCGGCTGATAAAGGGATTGCCTATGAGCTTTCAACCTCACAGGATGTCAACGGAATAAGGTATACTCTGGATGGAACAATACCAACAATAGACTCTAAAACATATCATAATCCTGTTTCAATTCCTGGCTCTCTAACCATAAAATCTGCTTATTTTGAAGACGGACAACTGAAAAGCGCAGTTTCTTCACAGCAATTTACCGTTTCAAAAGCAACAGGGAAAAATATCATTTTAGAGCAACAACCCAACGAAAACTATTCTTTTGGAGGAGCTTTCACTCTGGTAGACGGAATTTTGGGTAATCCGAGACAGCTTGGTAAAACATGGCTTGGCTTTCAGGGAAAAGACGTAGTGGCAACCATAGATTTTGGTCAGAAAACAGGATTTTCAGAGGTTTATTTTAATACACTGGAAAATAAAGGCAGCTGGATTCACCTTGCGAAATCTGCTCAAATTTTCGTTTCCGATGACAATAAAAATTTTAAAATGATCAAGGAAATAGGAAAGGAGGAAATTCAAAATTCCAAAGGAAAAATCCAACTGAATCTAGGTCCGCAAACCTCAAGATATCTGAAAGTGAAAATAGAAAATGCAGGAATTATTCCAGCCGGAAACCCGGGTGCAGATTCTAAAGCATGGCTGTTTGTTGATGAAATTGGCGTAAATTAG
- a CDS encoding sulfite exporter TauE/SafE family protein — protein MEIIGYIASVLIGVSLGLIGGGGSILTVPVLVYLFRIDALLATEYSLFIVGISSTVGSLSYLKKGWVDLKISLVFGIPSIISIFLTRTYLLPLIPDELIQIQSFIITKNIFLLLIFAGLMILASYKMIRSRTSVEVLERRSAKENTLLAVGEGTLVGILTGLVGAGGGFMIIPALVNLLKVPMKTAIGTSLIIISLNSLIGFTASMNHAEIDWKLLISIAFIAVIGIIMGTQLSRKIKGEKLKPVFGWFILIMGVYIITREIFL, from the coding sequence ATGGAAATTATAGGATATATAGCATCAGTTTTAATAGGAGTTTCTTTAGGATTAATAGGTGGAGGCGGAAGTATTCTTACAGTTCCGGTCTTGGTTTACCTATTCAGGATCGACGCCTTACTGGCAACAGAATATTCACTTTTTATAGTAGGAATCAGCAGTACGGTAGGCTCGTTATCCTATTTGAAAAAAGGATGGGTGGATCTTAAAATATCATTGGTATTTGGAATTCCCTCCATTATTTCAATTTTTCTTACCAGAACCTACTTACTCCCGTTAATTCCTGATGAATTGATTCAAATACAAAGCTTTATCATCACAAAGAACATTTTTTTATTATTAATTTTTGCAGGTTTAATGATTCTGGCTTCCTATAAAATGATTCGGAGCAGAACTTCGGTTGAGGTATTGGAGCGTCGTTCAGCTAAGGAAAATACTTTGCTGGCAGTGGGAGAGGGAACATTGGTAGGAATTTTAACAGGATTGGTAGGTGCTGGAGGAGGCTTTATGATTATTCCTGCTCTCGTTAATCTTTTAAAAGTTCCAATGAAAACTGCTATAGGAACTTCGTTGATAATTATTTCCCTAAACTCCCTGATTGGTTTTACGGCTTCGATGAACCACGCTGAGATAGATTGGAAGTTATTGATATCCATTGCTTTTATTGCCGTGATTGGAATTATTATGGGTACTCAGCTATCAAGAAAAATTAAAGGTGAAAAACTGAAGCCGGTATTTGGATGGTTTATTTTAATCATGGGTGTATATATCATAACCCGGGAAATATTTCTTTAA
- a CDS encoding CoA transferase subunit A, which translates to MIDKRVKNAKEAIDGIKDGMTLMLGGFGLCGIPENSINALVESDVTDLTCISNNAGVDDFGLGLLLHKRQIKKMISSYVGENAEFERQMLSGELDVELTPQGTLAEKCRAAQAGIPAFYTPAGYGTEVAEGKEVKEFHGKPHILEHAYEADFSIVKAWKGDHAGNLIFKGSARNFNHPMAGAAKITIAEVEELVEPGELDPNQIHIPGIMIQRIFQGEKFEKRIEQRTVRTKE; encoded by the coding sequence ATGATAGATAAAAGAGTAAAAAATGCAAAGGAGGCCATAGACGGAATTAAAGATGGAATGACGCTAATGCTGGGCGGATTTGGACTTTGCGGGATTCCTGAAAATTCAATCAATGCCCTGGTAGAAAGCGATGTGACAGATTTGACGTGCATTTCAAACAATGCGGGTGTAGATGATTTCGGATTGGGATTATTGCTTCACAAAAGACAGATCAAAAAAATGATCTCTTCCTACGTAGGAGAAAATGCTGAGTTTGAAAGACAAATGCTTTCCGGAGAGCTAGATGTTGAACTGACTCCACAGGGAACACTGGCAGAAAAATGCAGAGCTGCACAAGCTGGAATTCCTGCTTTTTATACCCCTGCAGGCTATGGAACTGAAGTAGCAGAGGGAAAAGAGGTCAAAGAATTCCACGGAAAGCCTCATATCCTTGAGCATGCTTACGAAGCAGACTTTTCTATTGTAAAGGCTTGGAAGGGAGATCACGCAGGAAACCTTATTTTCAAAGGATCTGCAAGAAACTTCAATCATCCAATGGCTGGGGCAGCTAAAATAACAATTGCAGAAGTAGAAGAACTGGTAGAACCGGGAGAATTAGATCCCAACCAGATCCATATTCCGGGAATCATGATCCAACGAATTTTCCAGGGTGAAAAATTTGAAAAGAGAATTGAACAAAGAACGGTAAGAACTAAAGAATAA
- a CDS encoding DUF4197 domain-containing protein gives MRKSIFIAAGLLFSISIQAQFLDILKSTVKDKTGIDLNTPPATKGSTATTTATTATPTKNTPVNLGNLSSTQISSGLKEALSMGVTDGVKKLALTDGFLKNEAVKILMPEKLRKIDTTLRSIGMGSLADEGVKLLNRAAEDAVTEAAPIFTNAITSMTITDAKNILLGQDNAATNYLQSKTQSQLFTAFQPKVKASLGKVGADTVWKNLISKYNTFTGQSVTTDLNEYVTTETINGVFKMVADKESGIRNTPAMRTTSILQKVFGAQDNK, from the coding sequence ATGAGAAAAAGCATTTTTATAGCAGCCGGATTATTATTTTCAATCTCAATACAGGCTCAGTTTCTTGACATTCTAAAATCTACGGTTAAGGATAAAACAGGTATTGACCTTAATACTCCTCCGGCTACCAAAGGTTCCACCGCAACGACAACGGCTACTACCGCAACACCTACTAAAAACACTCCGGTAAATCTTGGAAATCTTAGTTCCACGCAAATTTCATCCGGATTAAAAGAAGCTCTAAGTATGGGAGTGACAGATGGAGTAAAGAAACTTGCTTTAACAGATGGATTTCTAAAAAATGAAGCGGTAAAGATTCTAATGCCTGAAAAGCTCAGAAAAATTGATACGACTCTACGTTCAATCGGGATGGGAAGTCTTGCAGATGAGGGCGTAAAATTGCTTAACAGAGCGGCAGAGGATGCAGTAACGGAAGCAGCTCCTATTTTCACCAATGCGATCACTTCCATGACCATTACGGATGCTAAAAATATATTGCTGGGACAAGATAATGCAGCAACAAATTATCTGCAAAGCAAAACTCAAAGTCAGTTATTTACGGCTTTTCAGCCAAAAGTAAAGGCTTCACTAGGAAAAGTAGGTGCAGATACTGTCTGGAAAAACCTGATCTCAAAATATAACACCTTTACAGGACAATCGGTAACCACCGACCTTAATGAATATGTTACCACTGAAACCATCAATGGTGTTTTCAAAATGGTAGCTGACAAGGAAAGCGGAATCAGAAATACTCCTGCCATGAGAACAACAAGCATTTTGCAGAAAGTTTTTGGGGCACAGGATAATAAATAA
- a CDS encoding CoA transferase subunit B, whose product MLTKEQIAKRISKELRDRYYVNLGIGIPTLVANYVPEGISVEFQSENGVLGMGPFPFEGEEDADIINAGKQTITILEGGSFFDSAFSFGMIRGQKVDLTILGAMEVSENGDIANWKIPGKMVKGMGGAMDLVASAENIIVAMMHVNKAGESKILKKCTLPLTGVNCVKRVVTELAVLDVTPAGFKLVERAPGISVEHIINATEADLIIEGEIPEMQF is encoded by the coding sequence ATGCTTACAAAAGAACAAATTGCCAAAAGAATTTCAAAAGAACTGAGAGATCGTTATTATGTAAACCTGGGAATAGGAATTCCTACCTTGGTTGCCAACTATGTTCCGGAAGGTATTTCTGTAGAATTTCAAAGTGAAAACGGAGTACTTGGGATGGGACCTTTCCCTTTCGAAGGGGAAGAAGATGCGGATATCATTAATGCCGGAAAACAAACCATTACTATTTTAGAAGGAGGTTCATTCTTCGATTCTGCTTTTAGTTTCGGGATGATCCGTGGCCAGAAAGTAGACCTTACCATTCTTGGAGCCATGGAAGTTTCCGAGAACGGAGATATTGCTAACTGGAAGATTCCCGGGAAAATGGTAAAAGGAATGGGGGGAGCCATGGATTTGGTAGCTTCTGCGGAAAATATTATCGTTGCAATGATGCACGTAAACAAAGCAGGAGAAAGTAAGATCCTAAAAAAATGTACCCTTCCTTTAACAGGAGTAAACTGTGTAAAAAGAGTGGTTACTGAATTAGCTGTATTGGATGTAACTCCTGCCGGATTTAAATTGGTAGAAAGAGCACCGGGTATTTCAGTAGAACATATTATCAATGCTACAGAAGCAGATCTGATCATAGAAGGTGAAATTCCTGAAATGCAGTTCTAA
- a CDS encoding Crp/Fnr family transcriptional regulator has protein sequence MQDTILSSEFSSSPELVEKLYQYGITKNYHEGDVILDENASIRSIPIVMKGMLKVIRTEDDGREILLYYIKAGESCIMSFLGGMHNEKSIVRAEIEEDSEILFLPLDKVSLFIKEHPEWLDYIFRLYHKRFEELLDIINAIAFKKVDERLLNLLNKKAEITGSEIINTTHEQLANELGTARVVVSRLLKQLEEDGRVKLGRNKITLLKIID, from the coding sequence ATGCAAGACACGATACTTTCCTCAGAATTTTCATCATCACCGGAACTGGTTGAAAAGTTATACCAATATGGCATCACCAAGAATTACCATGAGGGAGATGTCATTTTAGATGAAAACGCTTCCATACGTTCTATTCCCATTGTGATGAAAGGAATGCTGAAAGTGATCAGGACTGAGGATGACGGACGTGAAATTCTGTTGTACTATATCAAGGCCGGAGAAAGCTGTATCATGTCTTTTCTGGGCGGGATGCACAATGAAAAAAGTATCGTAAGGGCTGAAATAGAAGAAGATTCTGAAATTCTCTTTCTTCCCTTAGATAAGGTTTCCCTATTCATTAAAGAACATCCGGAATGGCTGGATTATATTTTCAGACTTTATCATAAACGTTTTGAAGAATTACTGGATATCATTAATGCCATTGCTTTTAAAAAGGTAGATGAAAGACTCTTGAATCTCCTTAATAAAAAAGCAGAAATTACAGGTTCAGAGATTATCAATACTACCCATGAACAGCTTGCTAATGAACTTGGAACCGCCAGAGTTGTAGTTTCCAGACTCCTGAAGCAACTTGAAGAAGACGGAAGGGTAAAACTAGGAAGAAATAAAATTACCCTTCTGAAAATCATCGATTAA
- a CDS encoding IS1182 family transposase, with translation MLSTSKVVFKDYNPKENLLFPPNLSELIDEKHPVKIVSDIIDGLDIKSLVNTYKPGGTSCYHPKMLLKVLIYGYLSNIYSSRKIEQALKENIHFMWVSAMSRPDHNTINRFRSQRLKGEIKAIFTQIVLLLEKEGLVSLETTFVDGTKIEANANRYTFVWGKAIKKHKARISQQLEELWNYAEKVAKDELQDTENIDFKEVDSEKVTQTITKINEVLRDKKAPSKVRQKLNYAKKNWAANLDKYKKQQEILGSRNSYSKTDTDATFMRMKDDHMQNGQLKPAYNLQISTNRQFILHYSIHPNPTDTKTLESHLQGFEESYQKVPKELVADAGYGSEENYNLLKYRKIKAYVKYNYFTKDQKSGQITTSQNNPKLAKIREKIFKLLNTPKGVRLRKQRCHDVEPVFAQLKHNKNFKRFLLRGKIKAELEIGILAIAHNLKKMAKAA, from the coding sequence GTGTTAAGTACATCAAAAGTAGTCTTTAAAGATTACAATCCCAAAGAAAATTTGCTTTTTCCTCCCAATTTATCGGAGTTGATTGATGAAAAGCATCCTGTAAAAATAGTTTCGGACATCATTGACGGGCTGGATATTAAAAGCTTAGTCAACACCTACAAACCTGGCGGAACTTCGTGCTATCATCCGAAAATGCTTTTGAAAGTTTTAATTTACGGTTATTTGAGTAATATCTATTCGAGCCGTAAAATAGAACAGGCCTTGAAGGAAAACATCCATTTTATGTGGGTTTCTGCAATGAGCCGTCCCGACCATAATACCATCAACAGATTTCGCAGCCAGCGTTTGAAGGGCGAGATTAAAGCCATCTTCACACAAATCGTTCTTCTTTTAGAGAAAGAAGGTTTGGTAAGTCTGGAAACCACTTTTGTAGACGGCACAAAGATAGAAGCCAATGCCAACCGCTATACTTTTGTCTGGGGAAAAGCCATCAAAAAACATAAAGCAAGAATTTCCCAGCAACTGGAAGAACTTTGGAATTATGCGGAAAAAGTGGCAAAAGATGAGCTTCAGGATACAGAGAATATTGATTTTAAAGAGGTAGATTCTGAAAAAGTAACTCAAACCATCACAAAGATCAATGAGGTTCTGAGAGATAAAAAAGCACCTTCAAAAGTCCGTCAGAAGCTGAATTATGCCAAGAAAAACTGGGCTGCCAATTTAGATAAATATAAGAAACAACAGGAAATATTAGGAAGCAGAAATTCTTATTCCAAGACGGATACCGATGCAACATTTATGCGGATGAAGGATGATCATATGCAAAACGGGCAGCTAAAACCGGCTTACAATCTGCAGATTTCCACCAACAGACAATTTATTTTACATTATTCCATACATCCCAACCCAACCGATACCAAAACATTAGAATCTCATTTACAGGGTTTTGAAGAGAGCTATCAGAAAGTTCCAAAAGAGCTTGTAGCGGATGCAGGATATGGCTCGGAAGAAAACTATAACTTATTGAAATATAGAAAAATAAAGGCTTATGTAAAATACAATTACTTTACAAAAGACCAAAAGTCAGGACAGATAACCACTTCACAGAATAATCCTAAACTGGCAAAAATCAGGGAAAAGATTTTCAAACTTCTTAATACCCCAAAAGGCGTCAGGCTACGCAAACAGCGATGTCACGATGTTGAACCTGTTTTCGCCCAGCTCAAACACAACAAAAATTTTAAACGCTTCCTGCTTAGGGGAAAAATTAAGGCCGAGCTGGAAATCGGCATACTTGCCATTGCCCATAATCTCAAGAAAATGGCAAAAGCAGCCTGA